A genome region from Sceloporus undulatus isolate JIND9_A2432 ecotype Alabama chromosome 1, SceUnd_v1.1, whole genome shotgun sequence includes the following:
- the ERG28 gene encoding ergosterol biosynthetic protein 28 homolog — protein MSRFLNVLRSWLVMVSIIAMGNTVQSFRDHSFLSEKLYTGKPNLVNGLQARTFGIWTLLSSVIRCYCAIDIRNKTLYNITLLTFFIALGHFLSEVFIYGTAAATIGVLAPLMVASFSILGMLIGLQYLEVEETSQLKKRN, from the exons ATGAGCCGTTTCCTGAATGTACTCCGTAGCTGGCTAGTTATGGTGTCCATCATTGCCATGGGGAACACAGTGCAAAGCTTCAGAGATCACAGCTTTCTCTCTGAGAAGCTGTACACAGGCAAGCCAAACCTCG TAAATGGCCTTCAGGCTCGGACCTTTGGCATCTGGACTTTGCTCTCTTCTGTGATCCGCTGCTACTGTGCCATTGATATCCGCAACAAAAC CTTGTATAACATCACACTTTTGACCTTCTTCATTGCCCTGGGACACTTCCTCTCTGAAGTATTTATTTATGGCACTGCAGCTGCAACTATTGGTGTCCTGGCCCCCCTAATGGTGGCAA GTTTCTCCATTTTGGGTATGCTGATTGGGCTGCAGTATCTAGAAGTAGAAGAAACGTCACAGCTCAAGAAACGGAACTGA